Within the Solidesulfovibrio sp. genome, the region CAACGCCGGCTGCTTCTCGGCCGTGGAAGCGGCCAAGCTCGACCCCTCGCTTGCGGTCGTCATCATGGAGAAGGCCCAGATCATGCGCTCCGGCGCCTGTTCCGCCGGCATGGACGCCATCAACACCTACATCCCCGAAGGCAAGACCCCCGAGGACCTGGTGCGCTGGTGCCGCTCCCAGGTGGGCGGCGGCCCCCTCCGCGAGGACCTGGCCCTGTCCAACGCCCGGGAGCTCAACGAATCCGTGGACGACCTGGAGCGCTGGGGCCTGCCGATCCTGCGCGACGAAAACGGCAAGATCCGCTACCGGGGCGCCTGGGACATCTCCATCCACGGCGAACAGCTCAAGCCCCTCATGGCCGAGAAGGCCATCGAAGCCGGGGCGCGGGTCTACAACCGCGTGGCCTGCACCCAACTGCTCATGGACGGCGGCCGCTGCATCGGCGCCCTGGGCTTCGGCGTGCGCGACGGCAAGTTCTACGTGTTTCGGGCCAAGGCCACCATCAACGCCACCGGCGGCGCGGCCGGGCTCTATAAAAGCTACACCGCCGACGCCACGGACAGCCACCACCAGATCTGGATGTGCCCCTACTGCGTGGGCACGGGCTACGCCGTGGGCATCCGCCAGGGCGCGGAAATGACCTCCATGGAGCAGCGCTGGGTGGCCACGCGCACCAAAGACTTCTGCGGCCCGGTGGACACCATCTCCGTGGGCTACAAGGCCCCGATCATCAACGCCAAGGGCGAGCGCATCATGCAAAGCCGCTACGCCCACCTCGGCGCGGACAAGGCCCCCCGCTACATCCGGGCCAACGCCCCCATGGAGGAATGGCTGGCCGGGCGCGGCCCCACCTACTGCGACACGCGCGGCATGGACCCCGAACTGGCCGGCCGGATGATGACGGACTACTTAAACGAACGCCCGAGCTTCGTGCTCTTCCTGGCCAGCCGGGGCCAGGACCCGGTCAAGGAGCCCATCGAGATCTACGGCTCCGACCCGTACATCGTCGGCGGGCACACCCAGTCCGGTTTCTGGGTGGACATCGAGCGCATGACCACCGTGCCGGGGCTGTTCGCGGCCGGCGAGACGGCCGGCGGCAACCCCAACAAGTTCGTGGGCGGCTGCGCCGCCGAGGGCAAGCTGGCGCTACGCGGCGCGGTGGCCTACATCCGGGGGCTCACGCCGCCCGAGCCGGACGCCGTCCAGGTGGCGGCGGAAAAGGCCCGCGTCTTCGCGCCGCTTTTGCGCGGCCAGGGCTTCGACGGCCTGCGCGCCCTGGAAATGGAGGAACGCCTGCAACGGCTCATGGACGAATACGCCGGCGGCACCAGCCAGTTCTACCGCACCAACGAGGAGCGCCTGGACTACGCCCTCAAGCACCTGGCCATGTTACGCGACCAGACCCAATACCTGCAGGCCGGCGACCTGCACGACCTGATGGCCGTCCACGAGGTCATCGACCGCATCGACGTGGCCGAGGTGCTGTGCCACCACCTGCGTTTCCGCAAGGAGACCCGCTGGCAGGGCTGGCAGACCCGCTCGGACTATCCCGACATCGACCCGGCCTTCGACTGCCATGTCGAGAGCCGGCGCGATCCGGCCACCGGCGTCATCGAGACCTTCACCCGGCCCTACGAGCAACTCGTGCCGGGCGACCGCCACAAGCCCTAGAAGGAGGAAGCCATGCCGCCCATCATCGATCCGAAAAAGTGCAACGGCTGCGCCGGCCGCGAGGAATCCTACTGCGAGGAGGCCTGCCCGGGCGACCTCATGTACGTGGGGGCCGACGGCAAGTCCCACTGCCACGCCACCCGCGACTGCTGGGACTGCATGTCCTGCGTGA harbors:
- a CDS encoding adenylyl-sulfate reductase subunit alpha, which encodes MPRMAPNPPSLDAVETVRVDCDILIIGGGNAGCFSAVEAAKLDPSLAVVIMEKAQIMRSGACSAGMDAINTYIPEGKTPEDLVRWCRSQVGGGPLREDLALSNARELNESVDDLERWGLPILRDENGKIRYRGAWDISIHGEQLKPLMAEKAIEAGARVYNRVACTQLLMDGGRCIGALGFGVRDGKFYVFRAKATINATGGAAGLYKSYTADATDSHHQIWMCPYCVGTGYAVGIRQGAEMTSMEQRWVATRTKDFCGPVDTISVGYKAPIINAKGERIMQSRYAHLGADKAPRYIRANAPMEEWLAGRGPTYCDTRGMDPELAGRMMTDYLNERPSFVLFLASRGQDPVKEPIEIYGSDPYIVGGHTQSGFWVDIERMTTVPGLFAAGETAGGNPNKFVGGCAAEGKLALRGAVAYIRGLTPPEPDAVQVAAEKARVFAPLLRGQGFDGLRALEMEERLQRLMDEYAGGTSQFYRTNEERLDYALKHLAMLRDQTQYLQAGDLHDLMAVHEVIDRIDVAEVLCHHLRFRKETRWQGWQTRSDYPDIDPAFDCHVESRRDPATGVIETFTRPYEQLVPGDRHKP